In a single window of the Propionispora vibrioides genome:
- a CDS encoding cation-translocating P-type ATPase yields MTGKCRLIPGRLRMEVKGLYRNIVLAKLLKECLPSVAGIREVTANPLTGRILVLYEAAVIGLPDIRAKVAKVVSTYQTLEEVRREATALRQIAAAAPVPEPGETSRAGLYALTTGGVLAAIFAKRLVVGRSTLASSPHVFNLVALTTIISGYPLFRSGVKSLIRHKRVNHDLVIFIASLLMLAMRESITGLSILWIVHLANFFQFVMQARSRGQIEKMLQQKQQQWLSLEADRRQSIQEHNIKAGDVIALHSGETIPVEGKIIAGQAELNRAAVNGDCMPYLALKGDIVHPGALIETGSIQIQVHNVDNTPYRPLAYDMVKYEGLWHISDRYVNKVMWWSLTIAGLIFLFTRDIPRSIAVLLAGSPAAISLARNSAMGTAVAQAMGDNIYVKEPRALETAGEADTVVFDKTGTLTEAVPHIGEIVPIGGMSEDEIIRLAAAAGEREFQPYNRVLLAEAVKRGLQLPPADSRLVPGKGVCAVIAGKQVAVGNQTLMQQEKVLLGGAKDRIVRMKMNGKTIVYVAVNRELCGLIAVRDKIKPASLESVAALRCLGIQNLALLTGDADPAAQAVAATLDIPYTYSGVLPEEKARIIQNIKRHDYKVIMVGDGMNDVHALQASNVGIVMGKTGSGPSINKADIVIGDDDPAKIAKTVVLGKRLNEVVKQNIALAAGLNIIGIALAAVRLISPLTAGLLANISTLGVVLNSGRLLTSGQNTPMGQPLNLQRFAMNESQLGSLQAGEAKNHIPAEAKKWYGLSPEETCEELGTSNKWGLGEQDAALRCLHYGHNRLAERPKPSFWRQLLDQFKDFMVQVLVGAAGLSFILGKRRDAMLTVGIVTANAFLGVAQERKAGQSLDALQELAAPQARVIRAGRQVKVSAAAVVPGDIIVLEAGDRVPADARLLQGVHFEVEEASLTGETLPVKKQYDKLEKDQVALGDRRNMVFMGTTVTRGRATAVVVATGMQTEMGKIASLIGEQKEEATPLQRRLEELGKYLVYGCLAVSGLVFLAGTLRGEPMIQMLQTGASLAVAAIPEGLSAIVLIALAMGVQRMSKRNIIVRRLSSIENLGAATVICSDKTGTLTQNQMTVREVYSPAGHWLVSGEGYDPAGKFVADNQSVKPNGLLKKVATIATLCNNAKLMKTEANRKVIPLRPCITASWAIDGDPTEGALLTLAAKAGIDIEQFSETHCRVVEYPFESERCMMSVLCTDDSKQMSLYSKGAPDKILSLCTHYTDGEHSYPLDETTRRNIEQANNAMAARALRVLACAYRPMEADGAGQEQVREDNLVFCGLVGMIDPPRAEVPEAIAKCHRAGVKVVMITGDHPNTARAIGLELGLLKDNGRIITGLEIDSMTDEELAAAAPTACIFARTTPQHKMRIVKAFQSRGEVVAMTGDGVNDAPAVKAANIGIAMGITGTDVTKEAACMTLADDNFATIIKAMEEGRSIYNNIRKAIRYLVATNVGEVVLMFLAVVLGMPLPLIPIQLLWINLVGDGLPAVALVNDPPPENIMEQSPQSSSESVFAHGLGRKIISRGLIIGVSSLLLYGWKLRQSGNLLLARSLLLAQLAISQFIHLLDCRIEKGIKKTECINNKWLFAAIALSMLMVIGSIHLPFLQPVFGTVPLTVWEWSLAIFVSIVTAVFDFWLWRRPGKELQTRPLPQLRLLQEN; encoded by the coding sequence ATGACAGGGAAATGTAGGCTGATACCGGGACGTCTAAGAATGGAAGTTAAAGGACTTTACCGGAATATTGTTTTAGCAAAATTACTAAAGGAATGTCTGCCTTCGGTGGCAGGAATTCGTGAAGTAACGGCAAATCCGCTTACCGGGCGGATTTTGGTGTTATATGAGGCTGCGGTCATTGGTTTGCCGGACATCAGAGCAAAAGTGGCTAAAGTGGTCAGTACCTATCAGACTTTGGAGGAGGTTCGCCGTGAGGCCACAGCGTTGCGACAGATCGCCGCTGCCGCTCCGGTACCGGAACCGGGAGAAACTTCCCGTGCCGGGTTGTATGCTTTGACAACAGGCGGTGTTTTGGCGGCTATTTTTGCCAAACGGCTGGTAGTAGGGCGTTCGACGCTGGCTTCTTCGCCCCATGTGTTTAACCTGGTGGCTCTCACAACAATTATATCGGGGTATCCCTTATTTCGCAGCGGGGTAAAATCATTGATACGGCATAAACGGGTCAATCATGACCTGGTTATTTTTATAGCCTCCTTGCTGATGCTGGCCATGCGGGAAAGTATAACAGGCTTATCCATTCTGTGGATTGTCCATTTGGCTAATTTCTTTCAATTTGTGATGCAGGCCAGATCCCGTGGCCAGATTGAGAAAATGCTCCAGCAAAAGCAGCAACAATGGCTTAGTTTGGAGGCAGACCGCAGGCAGAGTATACAGGAACATAATATTAAGGCTGGCGATGTGATTGCATTACATTCGGGGGAAACGATACCTGTTGAGGGAAAAATCATTGCCGGCCAGGCGGAATTAAACCGGGCGGCGGTGAACGGTGATTGTATGCCGTATTTGGCTCTTAAAGGTGATATAGTTCATCCCGGAGCGCTGATTGAAACCGGATCGATTCAAATTCAGGTACATAATGTTGACAATACTCCTTATAGGCCGTTGGCCTATGATATGGTCAAATATGAAGGTCTTTGGCATATCAGTGACCGGTATGTCAACAAAGTGATGTGGTGGAGCCTTACAATTGCCGGTTTGATCTTTCTGTTTACCCGGGATATTCCCCGCAGTATCGCCGTACTGCTTGCCGGGTCGCCGGCAGCCATCTCGCTGGCGAGAAATTCGGCGATGGGGACGGCAGTTGCCCAGGCAATGGGAGACAATATTTATGTAAAAGAGCCCAGGGCACTGGAAACGGCGGGAGAAGCCGATACGGTTGTATTCGACAAAACAGGTACACTCACGGAAGCTGTGCCGCATATTGGTGAAATTGTGCCAATCGGCGGTATGAGTGAGGACGAAATAATACGTCTGGCGGCGGCAGCAGGAGAAAGGGAATTTCAACCGTACAACCGGGTGCTGCTGGCAGAAGCAGTCAAACGAGGCTTGCAGCTTCCGCCAGCCGACAGCCGGCTGGTTCCTGGTAAAGGCGTTTGTGCCGTTATAGCAGGGAAACAGGTTGCTGTGGGCAATCAGACACTCATGCAGCAGGAAAAAGTCCTGCTGGGTGGGGCAAAAGACCGGATTGTCCGAATGAAAATGAACGGCAAAACAATTGTCTACGTCGCGGTTAACCGGGAATTATGCGGACTGATTGCAGTCCGGGACAAAATAAAGCCAGCCAGTTTGGAAAGTGTGGCCGCTTTGCGCTGCCTGGGCATTCAGAACCTGGCACTGCTGACCGGCGATGCGGATCCTGCCGCCCAGGCGGTGGCCGCAACGCTGGATATTCCCTATACCTACAGCGGGGTGCTGCCCGAAGAAAAGGCCAGAATCATACAAAATATAAAGCGGCATGATTATAAAGTGATCATGGTAGGCGACGGTATGAATGACGTGCACGCCCTGCAGGCAAGCAACGTAGGCATTGTCATGGGAAAAACCGGCTCCGGGCCCAGCATCAACAAGGCCGATATTGTCATTGGCGATGATGATCCTGCCAAAATAGCAAAAACAGTGGTATTGGGAAAACGGCTAAATGAGGTGGTAAAGCAAAATATTGCTTTAGCTGCGGGATTAAACATAATAGGGATAGCTTTAGCCGCTGTCCGGCTTATTTCTCCGCTGACGGCAGGGCTGCTGGCCAATATCAGCACGCTGGGAGTCGTGCTCAACTCAGGGCGCCTGTTGACTTCCGGCCAAAACACACCAATGGGTCAACCCTTGAATTTGCAGCGTTTTGCCATGAATGAATCTCAGCTTGGTTCGCTGCAGGCGGGTGAGGCGAAAAATCATATCCCGGCAGAAGCGAAAAAATGGTATGGGCTGAGTCCGGAAGAAACCTGCGAGGAACTGGGAACTTCCAACAAGTGGGGACTGGGTGAACAGGATGCGGCACTGCGCTGCTTGCATTATGGCCATAACCGTCTGGCGGAACGGCCCAAGCCTTCGTTTTGGCGGCAGTTGCTGGATCAATTTAAGGATTTTATGGTTCAGGTGCTGGTTGGCGCCGCCGGTTTAAGCTTCATACTGGGTAAAAGAAGAGATGCCATGCTGACAGTGGGAATTGTCACGGCCAACGCGTTTTTGGGGGTTGCCCAGGAACGAAAGGCCGGTCAGTCGCTAGATGCCCTGCAGGAACTGGCGGCGCCGCAGGCCAGGGTAATCCGGGCAGGCCGGCAGGTTAAAGTGAGCGCCGCCGCCGTAGTTCCCGGTGATATCATTGTTCTGGAAGCGGGGGACCGGGTACCGGCTGATGCCCGGTTGCTGCAAGGCGTTCATTTTGAAGTGGAAGAAGCGTCTTTAACCGGGGAAACGCTTCCGGTAAAAAAGCAATATGATAAGTTGGAAAAGGATCAGGTTGCCTTAGGAGACCGGAGAAATATGGTGTTTATGGGCACCACTGTTACCAGAGGACGGGCAACCGCGGTGGTGGTCGCTACCGGTATGCAGACGGAAATGGGCAAGATTGCCTCCTTGATCGGGGAGCAGAAGGAAGAGGCAACTCCTTTGCAACGGCGGCTGGAGGAACTGGGGAAATATTTAGTGTATGGCTGCCTGGCCGTGTCCGGCCTCGTCTTTTTAGCGGGCACATTAAGGGGCGAACCGATGATTCAGATGCTGCAAACAGGAGCCAGTCTGGCTGTGGCCGCGATACCGGAGGGACTTTCCGCCATTGTTCTCATTGCATTGGCTATGGGGGTTCAGCGGATGAGCAAACGGAATATTATTGTTCGCCGGCTTTCCTCCATTGAGAATCTAGGGGCGGCCACCGTCATTTGCTCCGATAAAACGGGAACGCTGACGCAGAACCAAATGACGGTGCGCGAGGTATATTCACCAGCCGGTCACTGGCTGGTCAGCGGGGAAGGGTATGATCCGGCGGGTAAGTTTGTGGCTGATAATCAATCGGTAAAACCCAACGGCCTGCTAAAAAAAGTAGCAACCATTGCCACGCTTTGCAATAATGCAAAGCTGATGAAAACGGAAGCAAATCGCAAGGTGATTCCCTTGCGACCTTGTATAACCGCAAGCTGGGCGATTGACGGTGATCCAACTGAAGGGGCCCTCCTGACTTTGGCGGCAAAGGCCGGCATTGATATTGAGCAATTTTCGGAAACTCATTGCCGGGTAGTGGAATACCCTTTTGAATCGGAACGATGTATGATGTCCGTTTTATGTACCGATGACAGCAAGCAGATGTCGCTTTACTCCAAGGGAGCCCCTGATAAAATTCTTAGCCTTTGCACTCACTACACCGACGGAGAACATAGCTATCCGTTGGATGAGACAACCCGTCGGAATATTGAACAGGCGAATAATGCTATGGCTGCAAGAGCATTGCGTGTTCTGGCTTGTGCTTACCGGCCTATGGAAGCAGACGGTGCGGGGCAGGAGCAGGTAAGAGAAGATAATCTGGTTTTTTGCGGCCTGGTTGGGATGATCGATCCGCCTCGGGCCGAGGTCCCGGAAGCGATCGCCAAATGTCACCGCGCCGGAGTCAAGGTAGTCATGATTACCGGAGACCACCCGAATACGGCCAGGGCAATCGGTCTGGAACTGGGATTGTTAAAGGATAACGGGCGCATTATTACAGGCCTGGAAATTGACAGCATGACGGATGAGGAATTGGCCGCAGCGGCCCCCACAGCCTGCATATTCGCCAGGACGACCCCACAGCATAAGATGCGTATTGTTAAGGCCTTTCAAAGCCGGGGCGAGGTGGTTGCCATGACTGGCGACGGGGTAAATGACGCTCCAGCCGTAAAGGCCGCCAATATTGGCATTGCCATGGGGATAACCGGCACGGATGTTACCAAAGAAGCTGCTTGTATGACATTAGCCGATGATAATTTTGCGACCATCATAAAGGCTATGGAAGAAGGCCGTTCGATTTATAATAATATCCGTAAGGCCATACGGTATTTGGTTGCAACCAATGTTGGCGAGGTAGTGCTTATGTTTTTGGCCGTTGTGCTAGGCATGCCGCTGCCGTTGATACCGATACAACTCTTGTGGATTAACCTGGTCGGTGACGGTTTGCCGGCGGTTGCCCTTGTCAATGATCCACCGCCGGAAAATATAATGGAACAAAGTCCCCAGTCAAGCAGTGAAAGCGTATTTGCTCATGGGCTGGGCAGGAAAATTATAAGCAGGGGTTTGATTATTGGCGTTAGCAGCTTATTGCTGTATGGATGGAAATTGCGGCAAAGCGGCAATCTGTTGCTCGCCCGTTCTTTGCTGCTGGCCCAGTTGGCTATCAGCCAGTTTATCCACCTTTTGGATTGCCGGATCGAAAAGGGTATCAAAAAAACGGAATGTATAAACAACAAATGGCTGTTTGCGGCGATAGCACTATCGATGCTCATGGTCATCGGGTCCATTCATCTGCCGTTTTTGCAGCCCGTCTTCGGTACAGTTCCATTAACGGTATGGGAATGGAGTCTGGCGATCTTTGTGTCTATCGTAACTGCGGTATTTGACTTTTGGTTATGGAGGAGACCGGGCAAGGAGTTACAAACGCGTCCCTTGCCACAACTCAGGTTATTGCAGGAGAACTGA
- a CDS encoding manganese efflux pump — protein sequence MQHIGWAFFVAFAANLDNLGVGITYGMRHIKISYTANGIIAATSFFVAWISSQAGQSFSLYASPQIGAIISTALLVSMGLWICLQPIIHAVKEKQPIMDLQLFGTKIYIGPVEILRHPEKVDLDASKDLCCREAFLLGFALSLNAIAGGFAIGTAGQSPLLESVLVSAFSLLTVSLGHYWGQKYASELLGNYATTVSGFLLMLIGVYQLAG from the coding sequence TTGCAACATATTGGCTGGGCTTTTTTCGTTGCTTTTGCTGCCAATCTTGATAACCTGGGAGTAGGCATCACCTACGGAATGCGCCATATAAAAATATCCTATACGGCCAACGGGATCATTGCCGCTACATCGTTTTTCGTTGCCTGGATCTCCTCACAAGCCGGGCAAAGCTTCAGCCTATATGCCTCGCCCCAAATCGGCGCCATCATCAGTACCGCTTTACTGGTTTCAATGGGGCTATGGATCTGTCTCCAGCCAATCATTCACGCTGTCAAAGAGAAGCAGCCTATCATGGATCTACAGTTATTCGGAACCAAAATATATATCGGCCCGGTTGAAATATTGCGTCATCCGGAAAAGGTGGATCTGGATGCCTCGAAAGATCTTTGCTGCCGTGAGGCTTTCCTGCTTGGCTTTGCGCTTTCCCTGAATGCCATAGCCGGAGGGTTTGCTATCGGCACTGCCGGCCAGTCCCCTTTACTCGAATCTGTTCTCGTTAGCGCCTTCAGCCTTCTTACCGTCAGTTTAGGACATTATTGGGGACAAAAATATGCTTCGGAACTTCTCGGGAACTATGCGACTACCGTTTCCGGCTTTTTGCTGATGCTCATTGGAGTATACCAACTGGCCGGCTAA